In Phaseolus vulgaris cultivar G19833 chromosome 7, P. vulgaris v2.0, whole genome shotgun sequence, the genomic stretch ttaaaaaaatctcaaataacctgcataaagttttcaattccagaaaataaaaacatttcaaatcataatttaaatataaaaattacatacaacaaattataacataaatacaaaaaagtttggtaatatatgaaaaaatttgtcattgtaatgatttatctatactagagtgttatacatggttacaaaatactttgaccatgttgttctcacatactccaatgcttctaaatctagcgggtgttggtcgttgaacaactgtgacatttgaaatattttgaattagtgcatgattaataaatctcaaattttaaagtgtttattgtattgaggtattaccttatcccaacctttcttaatttcagcttgcaaaatagtcaacatccactgcataacataataaccgcactcataatttttaggttgcctgttggactgcatgtgaaaataaatgtattaaatgaatgagtgaaacacattaaattaagtgaacaaatatactttaaataccttaaggtacatccaagtgagtttttgtgcgtttgaagttctcctcccagacaacatattatatccagagtaagcactaaaataataagatttcatgttagaatacataacattatataatatataagtaataataaatgttaaatgaaactgccgtacctatctataatgtttttaaaataggcaggaggttttttatgcaaggagcaaaaccatgcagcggtatgatcttgaacagatatgatcaatagttgccaatgacgcctgtataacaaatcagttaattagtttctcttatttcaataatttattaaaacttatttaataaataagaacttactcatggatgtacggagcaaaataaatgtgttttccaccattctttaaggcagtggtgatgtatgtttgtgtttccgacttcttgtttccaattgattgagtgatttgagggtctaaaaacccatatatattatgtttcccctcatcaaagcataatccagaaagatacctaaatttcaataagttagtactaatatatttaataaatcaaaagtataaagaatttaaaatttgaacttacatcatccataattgcagaactgttatgttaatctcttgatctccggatgcaaggtccaacaaatcagacatgtgaacgtacaacggtagattactatgccttccaaaaacattagcatcccatggaacctctaagacggttgtatctaaagctgtagcaacttccaccaatgccgccagaggatcatcaatggagactattttcttctttcccagAGGCAAatttgtcttaggttcctgctactcatcaaaacaaaaaatacttaaattagttagaatgtaATATATCATAATTGTATTAGTATTAGTGCAAATATATACCATAGAGTCTATAGGTCTGACGAGATGTCTAGGCCAGGCAACGAAAGTATGTAATGCCTCTGCCACAATTGTCACCTCTGATGTCGGCACAGGAACTGCAAGATCACcataaaggaccttctccaccgtGACCTTCATCAAATTAGAAGGAAGAGGCACATTGTGTAACATTGTGACCCCTTCATAACACTTACCCAAGGCAACGAATCGGGTCAAAGAATGACACTCAACATATAATTCGCATTggctagttgagccaaagtcatcCCCTGATAGATCAACTGCCGAACAACTCCCTTTAGTGCTGACTTTCTTAATAGGAGGCGGAGGTGGTTCATCTTCTACCATAGTAGGTGGTTGCTGTGAGTGTCCTAAACCCTCCAACCGCTTTTTGAACTCCATTTCCATTCGCGCACTAAACTCCTCCATGAAGCTTTCTTTAAGCTCTTGAGTTACCTCAGCCTTTAACTGCTCACGTAGTTGTAGTAAATACTCTTGGCTAGGTTCA encodes the following:
- the LOC137828559 gene encoding uncharacterized protein — its product is MLEEKIQARSTSIEEMNSVDSLRPPSPPLRHEMWKGARINTLGTWSSKSTEQTVERIDSLNEQSTQGTFKPCGRNDILNVALGRPEHPGRVRVAGYGVGIRSYFGPPSHSKEQLSNEPSQEYLLQLREQLKAEVTQELKESFMEEFSARMEMEFKKRLEGLGHSQQPPTMVEDEPPPPPIKKVSTKGSCSAVDLSGDDFGSTSQCELYVECHSLTRFVALGKCYEGVTMLHNVPLPSNLMKVTVEKVLYGDLAVPVPTSEVTIVAEALHTFVAWPRHLVRPIDSMVYICTNTNTIMIYYILTNLSIFCFDE